In Candidatus Contubernalis alkalaceticus, the following proteins share a genomic window:
- a CDS encoding alanine racemase: MNETKQGYNWIDNFRIIAVILVIAIHTSPLVSINETADFILTRVLARTAVPFFFMATGFFLLPGLVTLSTKETTDNAALLRFLKKIVILYGFSIIIYLPLNIYSGFFGLRTTVFSLFKALVFDGTLYHLWYFPAVTSGVLIVYLFAKKLPEKALGVMVLILYLLGLLGDSYFGITVQIPFIKIFYDNMFVLFDYTRNGLFFAPVFLVMGGWIACGKKTIGVRKSIMGLIFSLSLMIVEAMILNHYDLQRHDSMYVMLLPCMYFLFQLILSVPGESRKNLRTLSMLVYILHPLCIVLVRGFAKMTGWTPVLIENSFTHFVAVTAASFALCIILQRISGWRKEKPYSRGRAWQEINLSNLISNVKSFQGILPESCSIMAVVKANAYGHGDIAVSKALYQQGIRAFAVSTVTEGISLRQHGIGGDILIMGCTGFQDLHLLTRYRLIQTVVDCEYAGLLNSYGKKIKVHIKIDTGMNRLGENCHRLHQIAQMYHIKI, encoded by the coding sequence ATGAATGAAACTAAACAAGGATATAACTGGATTGATAATTTTAGAATAATCGCCGTGATATTAGTCATAGCCATACATACTTCACCCCTGGTATCTATTAATGAAACTGCAGACTTTATATTGACCCGCGTTTTGGCTCGCACCGCTGTCCCTTTTTTCTTTATGGCCACAGGATTTTTTTTGCTTCCGGGGCTGGTCACACTAAGCACTAAAGAAACTACAGATAATGCGGCTCTTTTAAGATTTCTGAAAAAGATAGTTATTTTATATGGGTTCTCCATTATCATATATCTTCCTTTAAACATTTATTCCGGGTTCTTTGGATTAAGGACAACTGTTTTTTCTCTTTTTAAAGCCCTGGTGTTTGACGGCACCCTTTATCATTTATGGTATTTTCCTGCAGTTACTTCAGGAGTTCTTATAGTATATCTGTTTGCCAAGAAATTACCGGAAAAAGCGCTGGGGGTAATGGTATTAATTCTATATTTATTGGGACTTTTGGGGGACAGTTACTTTGGAATTACAGTGCAGATACCCTTTATTAAAATATTTTACGATAATATGTTTGTTCTGTTTGATTATACAAGAAACGGATTGTTTTTTGCTCCTGTGTTCCTGGTAATGGGAGGTTGGATCGCCTGTGGGAAGAAAACAATTGGAGTAAGAAAAAGTATCATGGGATTAATTTTTTCCTTATCCTTAATGATTGTTGAAGCAATGATATTAAATCACTATGATTTACAGCGTCATGACAGTATGTATGTTATGCTGCTTCCCTGCATGTATTTCCTCTTTCAATTGATACTGTCAGTTCCAGGGGAAAGCCGAAAAAATCTTCGAACCCTCAGTATGCTTGTTTATATCTTACATCCTCTTTGTATTGTCCTGGTGCGGGGGTTTGCTAAGATGACAGGATGGACCCCTGTGTTAATTGAGAACAGTTTTACTCATTTTGTGGCTGTCACAGCAGCATCTTTTGCCCTCTGTATTATTCTGCAGAGAATATCAGGGTGGAGGAAAGAGAAACCGTACTCCAGAGGAAGAGCATGGCAAGAAATTAATTTGTCCAACTTGATTAGCAATGTAAAAAGTTTTCAAGGGATACTGCCGGAATCATGTTCAATCATGGCGGTCGTAAAAGCAAATGCCTATGGTCACGGTGATATTGCCGTTTCCAAGGCATTATACCAACAGGGCATACGTGCTTTTGCTGTTTCAACTGTTACAGAGGGAATTTCCCTGCGGCAGCATGGAATTGGTGGTGATATCCTTATAATGGGCTGTACCGGTTTTCAAGACCTTCATCTGCTTACGAGATATCGTCTGATTCAGACAGTGGTAGATTGTGAATATGCAGGCTTACTAAACAGTTATGGAAAGAAAATTAAGGTACATATAAAAATTGATACAGGGATGAACCGTTTAGGAGAAAATTGCCACAGGTTACATCAAATTGCACAGATGTATCATATAAAAATCTGA
- a CDS encoding TetR/AcrR family transcriptional regulator: MPRAFTEQENRYIRRKLLDAGLNLFGSRGIRKVSVDELVQQANISKGAFYKFFASKEELYFSLLDEAQQKFKKDILDAAINTPSDNKAETLKFIFRQAVQSWVENPLSARLDSDDLEYVLRKMPPELIAEHMSDDADFSKQLLELCSEAGIDMGQEPQLVSGLLRSVFLVSLHEERFPAEIFPRVIDTLFDLIANYIARNSAGNYSAHRTGINND, from the coding sequence ATGCCGCGAGCGTTTACAGAACAAGAAAACCGTTATATCAGGAGGAAACTTTTAGATGCAGGGCTAAATTTATTCGGCTCACGAGGTATTCGCAAAGTCAGCGTAGATGAACTAGTCCAGCAAGCAAACATCTCTAAAGGTGCCTTCTACAAATTCTTTGCTTCTAAAGAAGAGCTATACTTTTCCCTTCTTGACGAGGCACAGCAGAAATTTAAAAAAGACATCTTGGATGCAGCAATAAATACTCCTTCAGACAATAAAGCCGAAACTCTAAAATTTATCTTCAGGCAGGCTGTACAATCATGGGTCGAAAATCCGTTATCGGCAAGATTAGACAGCGATGATCTGGAATATGTGCTGAGAAAAATGCCGCCGGAGCTAATAGCTGAGCACATGTCTGACGATGCAGATTTTTCAAAACAGCTGCTGGAATTGTGCAGCGAAGCCGGTATAGACATGGGGCAGGAGCCGCAGCTTGTAAGCGGCCTGTTGCGTTCTGTTTTTTTGGTTTCTCTGCATGAAGAACGCTTTCCTGCAGAAATATTCCCCAGGGTTATTGATACTTTGTTTGATTTGATTGCTAATTACATTGCAAGAAACAGCGCAGGAAACTACAGTGCTCATAGAACGGGGATTAACAATGATTGA
- a CDS encoding ferrous iron transporter B, with amino-acid sequence MHCSKEKTQKDLGSLLNILLIGPPNVGKSVFFNRLTGLDVNVANYVGTTVEYTRGKTQLNSISALLVDVPGTYTLDATNEAEQVAVEMLNSNPSGVMVVVDANNLESSLYLLLQLLEQKLPTIVALNRYDLARDKGFEIDVSFLSIKLGVPVVPTIAVVGEGIQHLKQEIEKVISRGPTHEISWKEDKVSRWQKAEELSHRALKPLPQKPPLLQRQKWGEWLVKPWPGLPMAVLFLFLILAAVIGIGMGLRRFVLLPLFQSLIIPQIVFVVEAVIPTGIFQNIFIGEYGFLVKGLEWPFALVLPYVISFYSVLGILEDSGYLPRLGALLDGLLNKIGLQGSSVVPLLLGLGCGIPGILATRNLNSQKERVVVSSLICLAVPCISQTGAFVSLLAERSIAVVLAVFGVSAIAMASAGLILDRVVKGPRFHTLMEIPELLIPRKEILFKKVWIRLKRFITDGAVPMIVAVGLAAVMYETGLMTVVGQALSPLVTGWLRLPEEAAVPLILGILRREMAVLPLMEMNLDTLQLFTGAVVGLFYVPCIAMIAVLAREFKLTLAFGILIMTTGSAFLIGGLLARLGALIL; translated from the coding sequence ATGCACTGTAGTAAAGAAAAAACTCAAAAAGACTTAGGGTCATTATTAAATATTTTACTAATCGGTCCTCCAAACGTGGGTAAAAGTGTGTTCTTCAACCGGCTGACTGGTTTAGATGTAAACGTTGCTAACTACGTGGGAACTACCGTTGAGTATACCCGGGGGAAAACCCAACTAAACAGCATAAGTGCCCTGCTGGTAGATGTTCCGGGGACGTACACCCTGGATGCTACCAATGAAGCAGAACAAGTGGCGGTAGAAATGTTAAACAGCAATCCGTCAGGAGTAATGGTGGTAGTGGATGCTAACAACCTGGAAAGCAGCCTGTACCTGCTTCTCCAGCTTTTAGAACAAAAGCTTCCCACCATAGTGGCCCTTAACCGCTATGACCTGGCCCGGGATAAGGGATTTGAAATTGATGTTTCATTTTTATCTATAAAGCTGGGAGTGCCGGTAGTACCTACCATAGCAGTTGTAGGAGAAGGTATCCAGCATCTAAAACAAGAGATAGAAAAAGTTATTTCCCGGGGACCTACTCATGAAATAAGCTGGAAAGAGGACAAAGTCAGCCGATGGCAGAAAGCAGAGGAGTTATCTCACAGGGCACTAAAACCTCTCCCCCAAAAACCTCCACTGCTTCAGCGGCAAAAGTGGGGGGAATGGCTGGTTAAACCCTGGCCTGGCCTACCCATGGCAGTCCTATTTTTGTTTTTAATCCTGGCAGCAGTTATTGGAATAGGAATGGGTTTGAGACGGTTTGTACTTCTTCCACTTTTCCAGAGCCTTATTATTCCACAAATCGTATTTGTGGTGGAAGCAGTTATTCCCACCGGTATTTTTCAGAATATCTTTATTGGGGAGTATGGTTTCCTGGTAAAAGGGTTAGAATGGCCCTTTGCCCTGGTACTGCCCTATGTAATATCCTTTTACAGCGTTTTGGGAATTCTAGAGGACAGCGGCTACCTGCCCCGACTGGGAGCGCTGCTGGACGGACTATTAAATAAAATAGGGCTGCAGGGATCCAGTGTGGTTCCTCTGCTTTTGGGGCTGGGATGCGGTATTCCTGGAATACTGGCCACCCGCAATCTAAACTCACAAAAGGAAAGAGTGGTAGTTTCCAGTTTAATTTGTTTAGCAGTACCCTGTATCTCCCAGACCGGCGCCTTCGTTTCCCTACTGGCGGAACGTTCCATAGCAGTTGTCCTGGCAGTTTTTGGTGTTTCTGCTATTGCCATGGCCTCCGCAGGCCTGATCCTGGATCGGGTGGTCAAAGGCCCCCGGTTCCACACCCTGATGGAAATACCAGAGCTTTTGATTCCTAGAAAAGAAATTCTCTTTAAAAAAGTATGGATTCGACTTAAGCGTTTTATTACTGACGGTGCTGTTCCAATGATAGTAGCCGTAGGACTGGCAGCCGTGATGTATGAAACCGGCCTGATGACCGTCGTTGGACAGGCTCTATCTCCTTTAGTGACCGGATGGCTCAGACTGCCCGAAGAAGCCGCAGTCCCACTAATTCTGGGTATACTTCGCCGGGAAATGGCGGTACTTCCCTTAATGGAGATGAATCTAGACACCCTGCAGCTTTTTACCGGGGCTGTGGTGGGGCTCTTTTATGTTCCCTGCATTGCCATGATAGCGGTATTAGCCAGAGAATTTAAACTTACCCTGGCCTTTGGGATACTGATCATGACCACCGGCAGTGCCTTCCTGATAGGAGGCTTACTGGCCCGTTTGGGTGCTCTAATATTATAA
- a CDS encoding DUF1624 domain-containing protein, with amino-acid sequence MLATKKVNNKRQVELDLARGLAVLFMLNAHFC; translated from the coding sequence ATGCTGGCAACAAAAAAAGTAAACAATAAAAGGCAGGTTGAACTTGACTTGGCGCGGGGATTGGCAGTGTTATTTATGCTTAATGCACATTTCTGTTAA
- a CDS encoding class I SAM-dependent methyltransferase yields MTIVQKLDPERLKSSEFWEDAWFQAKENSIFKKKNKTMQDIVKHWNKRAENFTENVMSEKGKGRINKVIQWLEVQGVKLEGAKVLDIGAGPGPFSLAFAQKVEQVVALEPAENMAAFLKEKIQEGKITNIEVIQDTWEEIDLEANGLKGQFDLVFASMTPGINNWETIHKALQCSKKYCFISQFAGKRQSSIMEDLWQAVYGEEIPKWPAHVMFILNLLYSRGYQLEFSVWEEKREIETTVEEAVPFFINELQMFGKEEPYPEDSVRKFLEGRVQNGKLSHQMVSRLGKILIRL; encoded by the coding sequence ATGACTATAGTACAGAAGCTGGATCCAGAACGTTTGAAAAGCTCGGAGTTTTGGGAGGATGCCTGGTTTCAGGCTAAGGAAAATTCAATCTTTAAAAAAAAGAATAAAACAATGCAGGATATTGTAAAACACTGGAATAAGAGGGCAGAAAATTTTACGGAAAATGTGATGAGTGAGAAAGGGAAAGGTAGAATAAATAAGGTTATTCAATGGTTGGAAGTCCAGGGGGTAAAGCTTGAAGGTGCTAAAGTCCTGGACATTGGTGCCGGTCCCGGCCCTTTTTCTCTGGCCTTTGCCCAAAAAGTTGAACAGGTAGTGGCCCTGGAACCGGCAGAAAATATGGCAGCTTTTTTAAAAGAAAAAATACAAGAAGGCAAAATTACAAACATTGAAGTTATCCAGGATACCTGGGAGGAGATAGATTTGGAGGCTAATGGACTGAAGGGGCAGTTTGACCTGGTTTTTGCCTCCATGACCCCAGGGATTAACAATTGGGAAACCATACATAAAGCACTGCAGTGTTCAAAAAAATACTGTTTTATCAGTCAGTTTGCCGGCAAAAGGCAGAGCAGCATTATGGAAGATCTGTGGCAGGCGGTATATGGTGAGGAAATCCCTAAATGGCCTGCTCATGTTATGTTCATTTTAAACCTTCTCTATTCCAGGGGTTACCAGCTGGAGTTCAGTGTCTGGGAAGAAAAAAGGGAAATAGAAACAACTGTTGAAGAGGCAGTGCCCTTCTTTATAAATGAACTGCAGATGTTTGGTAAAGAGGAACCTTACCCGGAAGATTCAGTCCGAAAGTTTTTGGAGGGCCGGGTGCAAAACGGAAAGCTGTCTCATCAGATGGTCAGCCGTTTGGGGAAAATATTGATCAGACTGTAA
- a CDS encoding ABC transporter permease, translated as MNPKMIFFRPQITPLFIKVFKRNFLVFLKNWKSSLMFNFLEPVLYLTALGFGLGLYVEDIQGLTYLQFIAPGLVASSAMWSTSFESTYGSFTRMQLNRIFHAMIATPLSLDEVVAGEILFGAFKSVLYGTVFLLVISLLGLTASPWALLIIPVLFLTGIVFSELGMIWTSISPNFDSFAYFFTIIITPMFLFSGIFFPLNTMPLWVQIIGWFTPLFHAVQLSRSLVLGELSTLLCAHFSIILAFALALAAPPMVLMKKRMIS; from the coding sequence ATGAATCCTAAAATGATATTTTTCCGGCCGCAAATTACCCCTCTCTTTATCAAAGTCTTTAAAAGAAACTTTCTGGTTTTTTTGAAAAACTGGAAAAGCAGTTTAATGTTTAACTTCCTTGAACCAGTTTTGTACCTGACCGCCCTGGGGTTTGGGCTGGGCTTATATGTTGAAGATATCCAGGGGCTAACCTATCTACAGTTCATTGCTCCGGGATTGGTGGCATCCTCAGCCATGTGGTCCACTTCCTTTGAATCTACTTACGGTAGCTTTACTCGGATGCAGCTGAACCGAATATTTCATGCCATGATCGCCACTCCCCTCAGTCTAGATGAGGTGGTGGCAGGAGAAATACTATTTGGAGCTTTTAAAAGTGTTCTTTACGGTACAGTCTTTTTACTGGTAATTTCCCTACTGGGATTGACTGCATCCCCCTGGGCGCTGTTAATTATCCCTGTTCTTTTCCTTACTGGTATTGTATTCTCGGAACTGGGGATGATTTGGACCAGCATCTCCCCCAATTTTGATTCTTTTGCCTATTTTTTTACTATAATTATTACTCCTATGTTTCTTTTCTCGGGCATCTTTTTTCCTTTAAATACCATGCCCCTGTGGGTACAGATTATAGGCTGGTTTACTCCTCTGTTCCATGCGGTACAGTTAAGCAGAAGTCTTGTTCTGGGTGAGCTGTCAACATTGCTGTGTGCCCATTTTTCCATTATTCTGGCCTTTGCTCTCGCACTGGCTGCTCCCCCTATGGTACTGATGAAAAAAAGGATGATTAGTTAA
- a CDS encoding nitroreductase family protein — MDFLKLVKKRCTTRGFTDKKINKDDLERILSAGRVAPTACNMQPQRIVVVQRKDNIVKVEKAYQTFGSQCILIVCQDKRNALVRPFDGKCSGDLDIGIICDHMMLAARELNIGSVMVGLFDPKIIRKGFNIPEYIEPTILIFLGYPDKGFLSPDRHTTERKPLEKTVMYEKYSEPVQP, encoded by the coding sequence ATGGACTTTTTAAAACTAGTAAAAAAACGGTGTACTACACGTGGATTTACAGATAAGAAAATAAACAAAGATGATCTTGAGCGAATCTTATCTGCCGGACGTGTGGCCCCAACTGCATGCAATATGCAGCCACAGCGGATTGTTGTTGTTCAGCGAAAAGATAATATTGTTAAGGTTGAAAAAGCATATCAAACTTTCGGCTCGCAATGTATCCTCATCGTGTGCCAGGACAAGAGAAACGCTTTAGTACGTCCTTTTGACGGGAAATGTTCGGGCGATTTAGATATTGGTATAATCTGTGATCATATGATGCTGGCCGCCAGGGAATTAAATATCGGCAGTGTAATGGTGGGATTGTTTGACCCTAAAATTATAAGAAAAGGATTTAACATCCCTGAATACATTGAGCCGACAATTTTAATTTTCCTAGGTTATCCTGACAAGGGCTTTTTGAGTCCTGACCGCCATACCACTGAAAGAAAACCGCTTGAGAAAACAGTGATGTATGAGAAATATAGCGAACCGGTTCAACCATAA
- the alr gene encoding alanine racemase yields the protein MPQVTSNCTDVSYKNLIVCGTYTHLCASDSMDEEDVVFTKNQIEYFYNAISELKKININTGKLHIQSSYGVLNYQELQCDYARLGIALYGVLSNRDDWTKVQINLRPVFSLKARIVLTKKVAEGETIGYGRKFTAPGDMLIAVVSIGYADGLSRNLSSMDGYVLIKGHRAKIIGFICMDQMMVDISNIKGVRSNDIVTIIGEDGDQQIRAEEVAWQTGTITNELLSRMNHNRVKSICVT from the coding sequence TTGCCACAGGTTACATCAAATTGCACAGATGTATCATATAAAAATCTGATTGTCTGTGGAACTTATACTCATCTTTGTGCTTCTGATAGTATGGATGAAGAGGATGTGGTATTTACTAAAAACCAAATTGAGTATTTTTATAATGCCATATCTGAACTTAAAAAAATAAATATAAATACGGGAAAGCTGCACATACAAAGCAGTTACGGCGTGTTGAACTATCAGGAGCTTCAGTGTGATTATGCACGTCTTGGAATTGCTTTATATGGAGTACTCAGTAATCGAGATGATTGGACTAAAGTGCAAATAAATCTCCGGCCTGTATTTTCACTTAAAGCTAGGATTGTTCTTACAAAAAAGGTGGCTGAAGGTGAAACCATTGGATACGGGCGTAAATTTACAGCCCCTGGGGATATGCTGATTGCTGTTGTTTCCATAGGGTATGCTGATGGGCTGTCGCGAAATCTATCTTCCATGGATGGGTATGTCTTGATAAAAGGCCATAGGGCTAAAATAATTGGTTTCATCTGTATGGATCAGATGATGGTGGATATTTCCAACATTAAGGGTGTGCGGTCAAACGATATTGTAACCATTATAGGGGAAGACGGAGATCAGCAAATCAGGGCGGAAGAGGTGGCATGGCAGACGGGAACTATTACCAATGAGCTGCTGAGCCGGATGAACCATAATCGGGTAAAAAGTATTTGCGTAACTTAA
- a CDS encoding ABC transporter ATP-binding protein, which produces MNVVKAENLTKYYGNDKAVDSINFQVHKGECFGLLGPNGAGKTTVVKMMYCFSPVTSGILQILGMNVMKNPIEIKKITGVVAQENNLDPELHVLENMIVYASYFNIKRKIAESRARELLEFMDLSSKINTPVENLSGGMRRRLAIARSLINQPQLLVLDEPTTGLDPHARHLVWEQLQKLKKDGLTIILTTHYLEEASVLCDRLIIMDQGVIIEKGAPRELILKHVGKEVVEIELAENLQEKSSYLVSEFREHVRGYHLERGTLYLFTNKGQELLSKISHLNITTGYRLLRPATLEDVFLILTGRKLKNES; this is translated from the coding sequence ATGAACGTGGTAAAAGCAGAAAATCTTACAAAATATTATGGCAATGATAAAGCAGTAGATTCCATAAATTTTCAAGTTCATAAAGGGGAATGTTTTGGACTTCTAGGGCCCAACGGTGCTGGAAAAACTACTGTGGTAAAAATGATGTACTGCTTTTCTCCGGTCACCTCCGGTATTCTTCAGATCTTGGGCATGAACGTTATGAAAAATCCGATAGAAATTAAAAAAATAACTGGAGTTGTGGCGCAGGAAAACAACCTGGACCCGGAGCTGCACGTTCTAGAGAATATGATTGTCTATGCCAGTTATTTTAATATTAAACGCAAGATTGCAGAGAGTAGAGCCCGGGAACTGTTAGAATTCATGGATCTATCTTCGAAAATAAATACTCCCGTAGAAAACCTTTCGGGAGGCATGAGAAGACGGCTGGCTATTGCCAGATCTTTAATTAACCAACCTCAACTTCTGGTTCTTGACGAACCTACTACCGGCCTGGACCCCCATGCTCGGCACTTGGTTTGGGAACAGCTGCAAAAACTAAAAAAAGATGGCTTGACCATCATCCTGACCACCCATTACCTGGAGGAAGCTTCTGTTTTATGTGATCGGTTAATCATTATGGATCAGGGAGTAATTATTGAAAAAGGAGCTCCCCGGGAGTTAATATTAAAGCATGTGGGAAAAGAAGTGGTGGAAATAGAACTGGCGGAAAACCTTCAGGAAAAATCCAGTTACCTGGTAAGTGAATTTAGGGAACATGTAAGGGGATATCACCTGGAAAGGGGAACTCTTTATCTGTTTACAAACAAAGGACAGGAACTTTTATCTAAGATATCCCATTTGAATATTACCACTGGTTATCGGCTGCTGAGACCCGCTACTCTGGAAGATGTTTTTCTAATATTAACCGGAAGGAAACTAAAAAATGAATCCTAA
- a CDS encoding helix-turn-helix transcriptional regulator translates to MQNKVHNRVRFYRKQLNLTQEQFAGKLKVSRQTIIAIENEKYNPTLALALNISKLLNKPLETIFSLDEDFSPPAPPK, encoded by the coding sequence ATGCAAAATAAAGTACATAACAGGGTACGATTTTACAGAAAACAGCTTAATTTAACCCAGGAACAATTTGCCGGGAAGTTAAAGGTATCAAGACAAACAATTATAGCTATAGAAAATGAAAAGTATAATCCTACCTTAGCCCTGGCACTAAATATTTCAAAGTTATTAAATAAACCCCTGGAAACAATATTTTCTTTAGATGAAGATTTTAGCCCTCCCGCCCCTCCCAAGTAA
- a CDS encoding ABC transporter permease, translated as MKQLPSTIYCDFLIQLRNGFYTATFFVLLFVVLGLSRLPGVDWGWLLPLAILLYMNMTAYYFIAAQVLLEKDEGISVIRAVMPFSPLHYLCSKIVTLGFLAVLESTVLAIVVYGFGFNWFPFIIGIFLASAFYALVGFISVTRYNSLEEYLLPSVLYGALASLPLITGLAQLESPLLFIHPLQAVLVVLQSAFAPVEIGLLAYGVLYSIISLAVLFYVCIRLYQGMVIQDMEG; from the coding sequence ATGAAACAGCTTCCATCCACTATATATTGTGACTTTTTAATCCAGCTCAGAAACGGGTTTTATACCGCAACATTCTTTGTTTTATTATTTGTGGTGCTTGGTTTAAGCCGTTTGCCCGGGGTTGATTGGGGCTGGCTTTTACCGCTGGCAATCCTTTTATATATGAACATGACGGCTTACTACTTTATTGCAGCACAGGTTCTGCTGGAAAAGGACGAAGGTATTTCAGTAATACGTGCAGTTATGCCCTTTTCTCCACTGCATTATCTCTGCTCTAAAATAGTAACACTTGGGTTTTTGGCAGTTTTAGAAAGTACTGTGCTGGCAATTGTGGTTTATGGTTTTGGCTTTAATTGGTTTCCTTTTATCATCGGCATTTTTCTTGCTTCTGCCTTCTATGCGCTTGTGGGGTTTATCAGTGTCACTCGTTATAATTCTTTGGAAGAATACCTGCTGCCTTCTGTGCTGTACGGTGCCCTTGCATCTTTGCCGTTAATTACAGGCCTGGCACAACTTGAAAGCCCTCTCTTATTCATTCATCCGCTTCAAGCTGTATTAGTAGTCTTACAGTCAGCTTTTGCACCTGTTGAAATTGGGCTGCTGGCATATGGTGTTCTGTATTCAATAATCAGCTTAGCCGTCCTCTTTTATGTCTGTATAAGACTGTATCAAGGTATGGTTATCCAGGATATGGAGGGATAG
- a CDS encoding M15 family metallopeptidase has translation MNIIHMNTLSNFYIYQGDLILVNRKWPVSTDNGILRKNLVPSINDSIVLLEKRCALMFQRLLSACGGAAEIIPVSGYRSKVEQQQIYSESMRENGAAFTSKFVAPPNESEHQTGLAIDVAKNKESVDFICPDFPDEGACKTFRKLAPDFGFIERYQKGKEQITGIAHEPWHFRYVGYPHSVVMRDYNFCLEEYHDFLKNFLFNGKHFIIPNGKHQFEIYYYPILEASDKSIEISLHKPCQLSGNNADGLIVTVWY, from the coding sequence ATGAACATAATACATATGAATACTTTGTCAAATTTCTATATTTACCAGGGGGACCTCATTCTCGTAAATAGAAAGTGGCCTGTCAGTACAGATAACGGCATATTACGAAAGAACCTTGTCCCCTCTATTAATGATAGCATTGTTCTTTTAGAAAAGAGATGCGCCTTAATGTTCCAAAGGCTTCTTAGTGCCTGCGGCGGAGCAGCAGAAATTATTCCCGTAAGCGGATACCGTTCCAAAGTTGAGCAGCAGCAGATATACAGTGAATCCATGAGGGAAAATGGCGCTGCCTTTACTTCAAAATTTGTCGCCCCTCCCAATGAAAGTGAACATCAGACGGGACTGGCCATTGATGTGGCTAAGAACAAAGAAAGTGTTGATTTTATTTGCCCGGATTTTCCTGATGAGGGGGCATGTAAAACCTTTCGAAAGCTGGCGCCGGATTTTGGTTTCATAGAGCGTTATCAAAAGGGTAAGGAACAAATCACAGGCATAGCTCATGAGCCGTGGCATTTTCGATATGTAGGTTATCCACACTCTGTTGTTATGAGGGATTATAATTTTTGCCTTGAGGAGTATCATGATTTTTTAAAAAACTTTCTCTTTAACGGGAAACATTTTATAATTCCCAATGGTAAGCATCAATTTGAAATTTATTATTATCCGATATTAGAGGCATCGGACAAGAGTATAGAAATTTCACTTCATAAGCCCTGTCAGCTCTCAGGCAATAATGCAGATGGGCTTATTGTAACGGTGTGGTACTAA
- a CDS encoding ABC transporter ATP-binding protein, translating to MIEVKQLSYTYPKGTAPAVKDLSFSVKQGEVFGFLGPSGSGKSTTLKILIGLLKGYQGKVKVLGHSLNRFKRDFYEEIGVSFELPHHFNKLTALENLKYFASLYQKATQDPLEVLKELGLDDSADIPVGRFSKGMKNRLSLARALIHNPSVLFLDEPSSSLDPIHVRKVKDIILSLRSQGRTVFLTTHDMNVAAELCARVGFIVDGKLKLTADPNELAIKHQEPVVLVQYKQNGTQMSADFPLDGLGYNESFLSFIRQHKVLSIHSKDATLEDVFIKVTGRNLA from the coding sequence ATGATTGAGGTAAAACAGCTTTCTTACACATACCCCAAAGGTACGGCCCCTGCAGTTAAGGATTTAAGTTTTTCTGTAAAACAGGGTGAGGTTTTTGGTTTTCTTGGGCCCAGTGGGTCGGGAAAATCCACCACGCTAAAAATCCTGATTGGGCTCTTAAAGGGTTATCAAGGAAAAGTGAAAGTTTTAGGACACAGCTTGAACCGATTCAAGCGGGATTTCTATGAAGAAATTGGTGTCTCTTTTGAGCTGCCTCACCATTTTAACAAACTAACTGCTTTGGAGAACTTAAAATATTTCGCCTCCCTTTACCAGAAAGCTACACAGGACCCCCTGGAGGTACTAAAAGAGTTGGGTCTCGATGATAGTGCCGATATCCCGGTTGGCAGGTTTTCAAAAGGCATGAAAAACCGCCTCAGCCTTGCCCGCGCTTTAATCCATAACCCTTCTGTCCTGTTTCTTGACGAACCGAGCTCCAGCCTGGACCCAATCCATGTCCGCAAAGTTAAGGATATTATTTTGTCGCTGCGCTCACAGGGCAGAACGGTCTTTCTGACGACTCACGATATGAATGTAGCCGCTGAGCTTTGTGCTCGGGTAGGTTTTATTGTGGACGGCAAATTGAAGCTGACTGCCGACCCTAATGAGCTGGCCATTAAACACCAGGAGCCGGTAGTCCTGGTTCAGTATAAGCAAAACGGAACTCAAATGAGTGCAGATTTTCCCCTGGATGGGCTGGGCTATAATGAATCGTTTTTATCATTTATCCGGCAGCATAAAGTGCTTTCCATACATAGCAAAGATGCTACCTTAGAAGATGTCTTTATTAAGGTAACAGGGAGGAATCTGGCATGA